Proteins co-encoded in one Ruegeria sp. YS9 genomic window:
- a CDS encoding TIGR00282 family metallophosphoesterase, which yields MRILFLGDVMGRAGRAAVQQHLPRLRDEWRLDFVVVNGENASNGMGLSGDHARLLLDAGADCLTLGDHAFDQKDMLQFIEKEQRIIRPVNFAKGAPGRGHRLFTAPGGRKVLVVQVLGQVFMKRPFDDPFSAIEPILKSHPRGGQAQAIIVDMHCEATSEKMAMGHYCDKRASLVVGTHTHVPTADSLILPGGTGYLTDAGMCGDYDSVIGMDKQEPMRRFITGMPKARFTPANGEATLSGVFVETDDRDGQAKSVRMVRVGGRLEQAGPE from the coding sequence ATGAGGATTCTGTTTCTTGGCGATGTCATGGGGCGCGCGGGCCGCGCTGCCGTTCAACAGCATTTGCCGCGCCTGCGCGACGAATGGCGGCTGGATTTTGTTGTGGTCAATGGCGAAAACGCGTCGAACGGCATGGGGTTGAGCGGAGATCACGCCAGGCTCTTGCTCGACGCCGGGGCAGATTGCCTGACGCTGGGCGATCATGCGTTCGACCAGAAAGACATGCTGCAATTCATCGAGAAGGAACAGCGCATCATACGACCCGTGAACTTCGCCAAAGGCGCGCCGGGGCGGGGTCATCGGTTGTTCACGGCGCCGGGTGGGCGCAAGGTTCTGGTGGTTCAGGTGCTGGGTCAGGTCTTTATGAAGCGTCCGTTCGACGATCCGTTCTCAGCCATTGAGCCGATCCTGAAATCCCATCCCAGGGGAGGTCAGGCGCAAGCAATCATCGTGGACATGCATTGCGAAGCGACGTCCGAGAAGATGGCGATGGGGCATTACTGTGACAAGCGCGCCAGCCTTGTGGTGGGAACGCATACCCATGTGCCAACCGCGGATTCGCTGATTCTGCCGGGTGGCACCGGGTATCTGACTGATGCAGGCATGTGCGGAGACTACGATTCGGTCATCGGCATGGACAAGCAAGAGCCGATGCGACGGTTCATCACCGGTATGCCCAAGGCGCGCTTTACCCCCGCAAATGGCGAGGCCACACTGAGCGGCGTGTTCGTGGAAACCGATGATCGTGACGGACAGGCCAAATCCGTGCGCATGGTGCGCGTCGGCGGGCGTCTGGAACAAGCCGGACCCGAATAG
- a CDS encoding DUF333 domain-containing protein produces MKSSIVLTGCLLAVTAAAAEGTKTSMPNPAATFCIENDGTYQLRKNEDGSVYGICILKDGTEVDAWDFLRSHFEQ; encoded by the coding sequence GTGAAGTCGTCAATTGTTCTGACCGGCTGCCTTTTGGCGGTAACTGCTGCCGCGGCCGAAGGCACCAAGACATCCATGCCCAACCCCGCCGCGACCTTCTGCATTGAAAACGACGGGACCTACCAGCTTCGTAAAAACGAAGACGGCAGTGTCTATGGCATCTGCATCCTGAAAGACGGCACCGAGGTGGATGCCTGGGATTTCTTGCGCAGCCACTTCGAGCAATAG
- a CDS encoding 5-formyltetrahydrofolate cyclo-ligase: protein MTDLTEIKAAARKAAFARRKTAFDARLPGAAGRLSEVLAGHRGVPLSGYMPIRTEIDPVPAMAEASAYGPVGVPVIQAAGQPLKFSRWTPDGVLKDGPFGAKVPQVDDYFDPEILIVPLVAFDANGGRLGYGGGFYDRTLEGLRAKRPTLAIGFAFDAQETADLPLEPTDQPLDMVVTESRVLTF, encoded by the coding sequence GTGACCGATCTGACCGAAATCAAAGCCGCAGCGCGCAAAGCGGCGTTTGCCCGCCGCAAGACCGCGTTTGATGCCCGCTTGCCGGGCGCAGCCGGGCGCTTGTCCGAGGTTCTGGCAGGTCATCGCGGCGTTCCCCTGTCAGGTTACATGCCGATCCGGACCGAGATCGACCCGGTGCCTGCGATGGCCGAGGCATCGGCTTATGGCCCGGTGGGGGTGCCTGTCATTCAGGCAGCCGGTCAGCCGCTGAAATTCTCTCGCTGGACGCCGGACGGTGTGCTCAAGGATGGCCCGTTCGGTGCAAAAGTGCCCCAGGTGGATGACTATTTCGACCCCGAAATCCTGATCGTGCCGCTGGTCGCCTTCGATGCAAATGGTGGCCGCTTGGGGTATGGCGGCGGGTTTTATGACCGAACGCTGGAAGGCTTGCGCGCCAAACGCCCGACGCTTGCCATTGGCTTTGCTTTTGACGCGCAAGAGACTGCGGATCTGCCGCTCGAGCCGACTGACCAACCACTGGACATGGTTGTCACGGAAAGCCGCGTGTTGACCTTCTAG
- the mgtE gene encoding magnesium transporter, which yields MTTGRDEAGHDQPRDEDAYALDPKAVAAILYAVDIDDRDKLVELMEPLHSADIADLLEQINPFDRSRLIRLYDKEFDGDILSELDESVREEVISVLNPDVLADAVREMESDDVVDLLEDLEEPQQETILDALEDSERIAAEQALSYPENSAGRLMQREVVMAPEHWTVGQAIDFMRANDDLPEQFYHVVLVDPRLKPVAQVTLGKLMAARRDVPLLDLAEEEFHIIPVDQDEEDVAYAFNQYHLISAPVVDADGRLVGVITIDDAMVVLDEEHEEDILRLAGVGDESSLSDSVAATSRRRLPWLAVNLCTAICASLVISQFEAAIDQLVALAILMPIVASMGGNAGTQSLTVTVRALATRDLTNANVLRVIRRELLVGMLNGLCFAIVLGTVGMLWFDSPLLGVVIGSALVVNMIIAGFAGTVVPVVLDRLGIDPALASGTFVTTTTDVMGFFIFLGLASVVLL from the coding sequence ATGACGACAGGCAGAGACGAAGCCGGACACGATCAGCCCCGGGATGAAGACGCCTATGCGTTGGATCCCAAGGCAGTAGCGGCAATCCTGTACGCGGTGGATATAGACGACCGCGACAAGCTGGTTGAGTTGATGGAGCCGCTGCACTCGGCCGACATTGCCGACCTTCTTGAACAGATCAATCCGTTTGACCGGTCGCGCCTGATTCGCCTGTACGACAAAGAGTTTGACGGCGACATCCTGTCTGAACTGGATGAATCGGTTCGTGAAGAGGTGATCTCGGTCCTGAACCCGGATGTTCTGGCCGATGCCGTGCGCGAGATGGAAAGCGACGATGTCGTTGACCTGCTTGAAGACCTTGAGGAACCGCAGCAGGAAACCATTCTGGACGCGCTGGAGGATTCCGAACGGATCGCAGCCGAGCAGGCCCTGTCCTACCCCGAGAACTCGGCGGGTCGCCTCATGCAGCGTGAAGTGGTCATGGCGCCCGAGCATTGGACCGTTGGCCAAGCCATTGATTTCATGCGCGCCAATGACGATTTGCCCGAGCAGTTCTATCACGTCGTTCTGGTCGATCCGCGCCTGAAACCTGTGGCGCAGGTGACGTTGGGCAAGCTGATGGCGGCGCGGCGTGACGTGCCGCTGCTTGATCTGGCAGAGGAGGAGTTTCACATCATCCCTGTCGATCAGGATGAGGAAGACGTGGCTTATGCCTTCAACCAGTATCACCTGATCTCGGCCCCGGTGGTGGATGCGGATGGCCGTTTGGTCGGTGTCATCACCATTGATGACGCGATGGTCGTTCTGGATGAAGAGCATGAAGAAGACATCCTGCGTCTTGCCGGTGTCGGCGACGAAAGCTCGTTGTCCGACAGCGTGGCGGCAACCAGCCGGCGAAGGTTGCCCTGGCTGGCGGTGAACCTGTGCACGGCGATCTGTGCCTCTTTGGTGATTTCGCAATTCGAGGCGGCGATTGATCAACTGGTCGCGCTGGCCATCCTGATGCCGATCGTCGCGTCGATGGGCGGCAATGCTGGAACACAGTCGCTCACCGTTACGGTGCGCGCGTTGGCGACGCGCGACCTGACCAATGCAAACGTGCTGCGCGTTATTCGCCGGGAACTGCTGGTGGGGATGCTGAATGGGCTCTGCTTTGCAATCGTGCTGGGGACCGTGGGGATGCTGTGGTTCGATTCCCCGCTGCTGGGTGTCGTGATTGGGTCGGCCTTGGTCGTGAACATGATCATCGCAGGCTTTGCAGGTACGGTAGTACCAGTCGTGCTGGACCGCTTGGGCATCGACCCGGCGCTGGCATCGGGAACCTTTGTGACAACCACGACGGATGTCATGGGTTTCTTCATATTTCTTGGGCTTGCCAGCGTGGTGCTCCTGTGA